The following proteins come from a genomic window of Aequorivita marisscotiae:
- a CDS encoding MotA/TolQ/ExbB proton channel family protein, with the protein MLNLFIQEGADLAQELEPISEEKTLSIMDLLLTGGIAGQIIILVLFVLLFVAVYIYFERLFAIKAASKMDGNFMNQIRDHVAKGNIEGAKVLCAQNNTPVSQLTIKGISRIGSPLEDINTAIENAGRLEVYKLEKNVSVLATIAGAAPMIGFLGTVIGMVLAFHELATSSGQAEMGNLAEGIYTAMTTTVAGLIVGIIAYMGYNHLVVKTDKVVHQMEATAVDFLDMLNEPT; encoded by the coding sequence ATGTTGAACTTGTTTATTCAAGAGGGTGCTGATTTGGCACAGGAACTTGAACCCATTTCTGAAGAAAAGACCCTTTCTATTATGGATCTTCTCTTAACCGGAGGAATTGCCGGTCAGATAATAATACTCGTGCTATTCGTGCTTCTATTCGTTGCGGTTTATATTTATTTTGAACGGCTTTTTGCTATTAAAGCTGCATCCAAAATGGATGGTAATTTTATGAACCAAATTCGCGATCATGTGGCCAAAGGCAATATTGAAGGAGCCAAAGTGTTGTGTGCTCAAAATAATACGCCGGTTTCACAATTAACCATAAAAGGAATTTCCAGAATAGGTAGCCCTTTAGAAGATATAAATACCGCAATTGAAAACGCAGGCCGATTGGAAGTTTATAAACTCGAAAAAAATGTGAGTGTGCTTGCAACTATTGCCGGCGCTGCACCTATGATTGGTTTCTTAGGAACAGTTATTGGAATGGTTCTGGCTTTTCACGAACTTGCAACAAGTAGCGGGCAAGCCGAAATGGGAAATCTCGCCGAAGGTATTTACACAGCCATGACAACAACCGTGGCTGGGCTTATTGTTGGTATTATTGCTTATATGGGGTACAATCATCTTGTGGTAAAAACCGATAAGGTAGTACATCAAATGGAGGCCACAGCAGTAGATTTTCTAGACATGTTAAACGAGCCAACTTAA
- the nhaD gene encoding sodium:proton antiporter NhaD has translation MESIIILIFVIGYLSITLEHPLKLDKTVPALIMAALIWAVLAIGFTSGWFDVINTEEKAFSFLTGGELAMEGFEGTLLHHLGKTAEILIFLIGAMTIVEIIDLHRGFEVLKSAVKTKSKRKLLWIIGVLAFILSAIIDNLTATIVLITLLRKLIHRREDRIWFAAMVVIAANAGGAWSPIGDVTTTMLWIAKKVSAAGLIEYVVIPSIVCFVLPFIVASYLPAFRGNIDVEVREDIEEGAILSSRTMLFLGLGMIVSVPVFKTLTHLPPYMGMMLALGVVWLVSEYIHPEEDFTRERRHLYSAHKALSRIEISSILFFLGILMAVAGLESLVYGVSSEGDPVGTLRYLAEVLQAAIPNQDVVVILLGIVSAIIDNVPLVAASIGMYDLPIDSVLWHFIAYSAGTGGSMLIIGSAAGVAAMGMERIDFIWYLKKITWLAFIGFIAGAGTFLLIERVIFHNA, from the coding sequence ATGGAATCAATCATTATTTTAATTTTCGTAATCGGATATCTCTCAATAACCTTAGAGCATCCTTTAAAACTAGACAAAACAGTACCGGCACTTATTATGGCAGCCCTTATTTGGGCGGTTTTAGCAATAGGTTTTACCAGTGGTTGGTTTGACGTTATTAATACTGAAGAAAAAGCATTTAGCTTTCTTACAGGTGGCGAGCTCGCCATGGAAGGGTTTGAAGGTACCCTGCTTCATCATTTAGGAAAAACTGCCGAAATACTTATTTTCTTAATCGGGGCAATGACAATTGTAGAGATTATTGATCTTCACCGCGGTTTTGAAGTGTTGAAAAGTGCCGTTAAAACAAAAAGTAAACGGAAACTATTATGGATTATCGGGGTGCTTGCATTTATACTTTCAGCAATTATAGATAATCTAACGGCTACAATTGTTTTAATTACGTTGCTGCGTAAGTTAATTCATAGAAGAGAAGATAGAATATGGTTTGCTGCCATGGTTGTAATTGCTGCAAATGCCGGTGGAGCTTGGTCTCCTATTGGCGATGTAACAACAACTATGCTTTGGATAGCCAAAAAAGTATCTGCCGCTGGGCTTATTGAATATGTGGTTATACCCTCTATAGTTTGTTTTGTTCTGCCTTTTATTGTTGCAAGTTATTTGCCGGCCTTCCGAGGTAATATTGATGTTGAAGTCAGAGAAGATATAGAAGAAGGCGCTATCTTAAGCAGTAGAACTATGTTGTTTTTAGGGTTGGGAATGATTGTTTCGGTTCCAGTTTTTAAAACTCTAACACATTTACCGCCTTATATGGGAATGATGCTGGCTCTAGGGGTTGTATGGCTTGTTTCTGAATATATTCATCCAGAAGAAGATTTTACCCGAGAAAGAAGGCATCTGTACTCTGCACATAAAGCGCTATCGCGTATTGAAATTTCGAGCATCCTTTTCTTCCTCGGAATCTTAATGGCCGTTGCAGGTTTAGAAAGTCTTGTATATGGTGTTTCATCAGAAGGTGATCCTGTAGGAACGCTACGTTATTTAGCAGAAGTATTGCAAGCCGCAATACCAAACCAAGATGTAGTGGTTATTCTTCTAGGTATCGTTTCTGCAATTATAGACAACGTACCATTAGTTGCTGCGTCTATCGGAATGTACGATTTACCAATAGATTCTGTACTATGGCATTTTATAGCGTATTCTGCCGGAACTGGAGGAAGTATGCTAATTATTGGTTCTGCAGCGGGAGTTGCAGCCATGGGTATGGAACGTATAGATTTTATCTGGTATCTGAAAAAAATCACTTGGCTGGCGTTTATCGGCTTTATAGCAGGCGCAGGAACATTTTTATTAATTGAAAGAGTGATATTTCACAACGCATAA
- a CDS encoding Glu/Leu/Phe/Val dehydrogenase dimerization domain-containing protein: MKELLKKYEEKEPEIVFHWKDPETEAEGWTVINSLRGGAAGGGTRMRKGLDMNEVLSLAKTMEVKFSVSGPAIGGAKSGINFDPADPRKKGVLERWFKAVAPLLKGYYGTGGDMNVDEIHEVIPFTEQCGIWHPQEGVFNGHFIPTEADKINRIGQLRHGVIKALESTEYSPDITRSYKVADMVTGFGVAEAVKHYYDIYGGDVKGKRAIIQGFGNVGSAAAYYLSQMGAKIVGIIDRDGGVINEDGYSFEEIKQLFLNKDGNLLVAGNMIPFNEINEKIWKVKAEIFAPCAASRLVTQQQITEMIESGLEVISCGANVPFADKEIFFGPIMEYTDERVSLIPDFISNCGMARVFAYFMERKVQMTDEAIFNDTSITIKNAIQNTFNNNSTKTNISKTAFEIALKQLL, encoded by the coding sequence ATGAAAGAATTACTTAAAAAATACGAAGAAAAAGAACCCGAAATAGTTTTTCATTGGAAAGATCCAGAAACCGAAGCCGAAGGCTGGACCGTTATAAACTCGTTGCGAGGCGGGGCTGCCGGTGGCGGTACGCGCATGCGAAAAGGTTTGGATATGAATGAAGTGCTTTCACTTGCGAAAACAATGGAAGTTAAATTTTCAGTTTCGGGCCCAGCAATTGGCGGCGCAAAATCTGGAATTAATTTTGATCCTGCCGATCCTCGAAAAAAGGGAGTTTTAGAGCGTTGGTTTAAGGCTGTAGCTCCATTATTAAAAGGGTATTACGGCACTGGTGGCGATATGAATGTAGATGAAATTCACGAAGTAATACCGTTTACCGAGCAATGTGGTATTTGGCATCCGCAGGAAGGTGTTTTTAACGGGCACTTTATACCCACCGAAGCAGATAAAATTAACCGTATTGGGCAATTGCGCCACGGCGTTATAAAAGCATTGGAAAGTACCGAGTACTCGCCAGATATAACAAGAAGCTATAAAGTAGCCGACATGGTTACGGGTTTTGGCGTGGCAGAAGCAGTAAAACACTATTACGATATTTACGGCGGCGATGTAAAGGGAAAGCGCGCAATAATACAAGGTTTCGGAAACGTAGGTTCTGCTGCAGCGTACTATCTTTCGCAAATGGGCGCCAAAATAGTAGGTATTATAGATCGCGATGGAGGTGTAATAAATGAAGATGGTTATTCATTTGAAGAAATAAAACAACTATTTTTAAACAAGGATGGCAACTTGCTTGTTGCCGGAAACATGATTCCATTTAATGAAATAAACGAAAAAATCTGGAAGGTCAAAGCAGAAATATTTGCTCCTTGTGCAGCGTCCAGATTGGTTACACAGCAACAGATTACCGAAATGATTGAAAGTGGATTGGAAGTTATAAGCTGTGGTGCCAACGTGCCGTTTGCGGATAAGGAGATTTTCTTCGGTCCGATTATGGAATACACTGACGAACGCGTAAGTTTAATTCCAGATTTTATAAGTAACTGTGGTATGGCACGCGTTTTTGCATATTTTATGGAGCGCAAGGTACAGATGACCGATGAGGCAATTTTTAACGATACCTCCATTACTATTAAAAATGCAATTCAGAATACCTTTAATAATAATAGTACCAAGACCAACATTAGCAAAACTGCTTTTGAAATAGCATTGAAACAATTGTTATAA
- a CDS encoding anhydro-N-acetylmuramic acid kinase has protein sequence MKKEKYHIIGVMSGTSLDGIDLAEIVFNHAQARWSFEILAVETVPYTTFWRDKLREAINYSEEKLERLDFKYTEKLSEEISKFIKKHTIQEIDAVCSHGHTILHQPEKGFTRQIGNLPRISKTLQQTVICDFRVQDVALGGQGAPLVPIGDKLLFSAYDYCLNLGGFANCSFENKAVRVAYDICAVNIVLNRYAEKLGFDFDESGKLAASGKVDETLLQKLNALPFYTEKPPKSLGLEWVQSTIFTLLDAFNISTENILRTYTEHIAMQLANQFSARASVLVTGGGAYNTFLIERLKNQSSVAVLIPLPKIVEYKEALIFGLLGVLKLRDEVNCLASVTGASQDHSSGNIYYP, from the coding sequence TTGAAAAAGGAAAAGTATCATATTATCGGCGTAATGAGCGGTACTTCGCTCGACGGAATTGATTTGGCCGAAATTGTTTTTAACCATGCCCAAGCGCGATGGAGCTTTGAAATTCTCGCTGTCGAAACCGTGCCATATACTACATTTTGGAGGGATAAGCTGCGCGAAGCCATAAATTATTCCGAAGAAAAATTAGAGCGTTTAGATTTTAAATACACAGAAAAACTTTCTGAAGAAATTTCTAAATTCATTAAAAAACACACCATTCAGGAAATAGATGCAGTTTGCAGTCATGGGCACACCATTTTGCATCAGCCCGAAAAGGGGTTTACACGTCAGATCGGGAATTTACCGCGCATTTCAAAAACGCTTCAACAAACGGTAATTTGCGATTTTAGAGTGCAGGACGTGGCACTTGGCGGGCAGGGCGCACCCTTAGTGCCTATTGGTGATAAACTGCTATTTTCGGCTTATGATTATTGTTTAAATCTGGGCGGGTTTGCCAATTGTTCTTTCGAAAATAAGGCAGTGCGTGTGGCCTACGATATCTGTGCGGTAAATATTGTTTTAAATAGATATGCCGAAAAATTGGGGTTTGATTTTGATGAGAGCGGCAAATTGGCGGCATCTGGAAAAGTAGATGAAACGTTGCTCCAAAAATTGAATGCGCTTCCTTTTTATACTGAAAAGCCTCCGAAATCTTTGGGATTGGAGTGGGTGCAATCTACAATTTTTACTCTTTTGGATGCATTTAATATTTCAACAGAAAATATATTGCGCACATATACCGAACATATAGCCATGCAGCTTGCCAATCAATTTTCGGCGCGTGCATCTGTCTTGGTTACCGGAGGTGGTGCATATAACACTTTTTTAATTGAACGATTGAAAAATCAATCTTCGGTGGCGGTACTAATACCATTGCCAAAAATTGTGGAATACAAGGAAGCATTGATATTTGGACTGTTGGGAGTGCTCAAGCTTCGCGATGAGGTTAATTGTTTGGCGAGTGTTACGGGAGCTTCACAGGATCATTCCAGCGGGAATATATACTATCCATAA
- a CDS encoding acyl-CoA dehydrogenase encodes MDFSLSEEHLMIRDAARDFARTELLPGVIERDNLQKFPTEQVKKMGELGFLGMMVDPKYGGGGMDTISYVLVMEELSKVDASCSVIVSVNNSLVCYGLEAYGTEEQKQKYLTKLATGEKLGAFCLSEPEAGSDATSQKTTAIDKGDHYVLNGTKNWITNGGTADYYLVIAQTDKDKKHKGINAFIVEKGWEGFEIGPKEDKLGIRGSDTHSLIFNDVKVPKENRIGEDGFGFKFAMKTLAGGRIGIAAQALGIAAGAYDLAREYSKVRKAFGTEIANHQAIAFKLADMHTTIEAARHLVMKAAWDKDQGNNYDMSGAMAKLYASQVAMDVSVEAVQVHGGNGFVKEYHVERFMRDAKITQIYEGTSEIQKIVISRGLLRD; translated from the coding sequence ATGGATTTCAGTCTATCCGAAGAACATTTAATGATTCGCGACGCAGCTCGTGATTTTGCACGCACCGAATTACTGCCGGGCGTAATTGAAAGAGATAACCTTCAGAAATTCCCTACCGAGCAAGTTAAAAAAATGGGCGAACTTGGTTTTCTCGGAATGATGGTAGATCCAAAATACGGCGGCGGCGGAATGGACACCATTTCGTACGTACTCGTTATGGAAGAACTGAGCAAGGTAGATGCCTCCTGCTCGGTAATTGTTTCGGTTAACAACTCGCTCGTGTGTTACGGCCTCGAAGCTTACGGAACCGAAGAACAAAAACAAAAATACCTTACCAAATTAGCCACAGGCGAAAAACTTGGGGCATTTTGTTTAAGCGAACCTGAAGCAGGAAGCGATGCTACATCGCAAAAAACTACTGCAATTGATAAAGGCGACCACTACGTATTAAACGGCACCAAAAACTGGATTACCAACGGAGGAACCGCAGATTATTACTTAGTAATTGCCCAAACCGATAAAGACAAAAAACACAAAGGCATTAACGCTTTTATTGTTGAAAAAGGCTGGGAAGGTTTTGAAATTGGACCGAAAGAAGATAAATTAGGTATCCGCGGTAGCGATACGCATTCGTTAATTTTTAACGATGTAAAAGTTCCAAAGGAAAACAGAATTGGCGAAGACGGGTTTGGATTTAAATTTGCCATGAAAACCCTTGCTGGTGGCCGCATTGGTATTGCTGCCCAAGCCTTGGGAATCGCTGCAGGCGCATACGATTTGGCTCGTGAGTATTCAAAAGTTAGAAAGGCTTTTGGTACCGAAATAGCAAACCACCAAGCTATTGCCTTTAAACTTGCCGATATGCATACCACCATTGAAGCTGCACGGCATTTAGTAATGAAAGCAGCCTGGGACAAAGACCAAGGCAACAATTACGATATGAGCGGTGCGATGGCAAAGTTATACGCCAGCCAAGTAGCAATGGATGTATCTGTTGAAGCAGTTCAGGTTCACGGCGGAAATGGTTTCGTAAAGGAATACCACGTAGAACGCTTTATGCGCGATGCGAAAATTACCCAGATTTATGAAGGAACTTCAGAAATACAAAAAATTGTAATTTCCAGAGGGCTTTTGCGAGATTGA
- a CDS encoding putative porin, whose translation MKKTLVLLFLFCASATVFSQTPAKKEKPPIDYYKIISATRDTTFVDTTLSIAKKYKFNYLRKDNFELLQFSNVGQTYNSLAYNFNTFNLKPLFVAQSHHFNYKEIDDVNYFNVPTPLTELYFKTAYEQGQQLDAFFTVNTSPQFNFSVGYKGVRSLGKYQHILTSTGNFLFTSNYHTKNKRYVVRAHVAAQDILNQENGGLTNNSLQLFMTADPEFNDRGRLDVNFENAENKLEGLRFYGDQYYELFSNRDSTGYSVLTIGNVLSYEDKFFRYNQTKPFKSFGPSYETADLFTKTKLEDFNVKAYADFDNSLIGKITAWAGYNDFNYGYNSVLILDEARIPNRIKGDIIEAGAAFAKEYRGFKLSGKGALNIAGDFEGNYIEGSASYNLNEEYNAKASVNIHSVAPNFNFLLYQSDYQNYNWKTNLNNVKTQQLNFEINTKQFGNASVSYTGIDDYTYFGIKENDSTPSPNQASERVDYLKIKAEKEFKYRNFGFENTVMYQQVLNGENILNVPQIITRNTLYFEDHLFKRALFLQTGVTFKYFTQYNMNGYDPVLAEFYVQNDQELGGFPLVDIFFNAKIRQTRIYFVYENFTNLFSGGKNNHFAAPGYPYRDAVLRFGLVWNFFL comes from the coding sequence ATGAAAAAAACACTTGTGCTATTATTTCTTTTTTGCGCTTCGGCTACTGTGTTTTCGCAAACTCCTGCAAAGAAAGAAAAACCACCTATAGATTATTATAAAATTATTTCGGCAACTAGAGATACTACTTTTGTAGATACTACCCTTTCTATTGCTAAAAAGTACAAATTTAATTACCTGCGGAAAGATAATTTTGAGCTGCTGCAATTTTCAAATGTAGGGCAGACGTATAATTCGCTTGCTTATAATTTTAATACGTTTAATCTAAAGCCGCTATTTGTAGCACAGTCGCATCATTTCAACTATAAAGAAATTGACGATGTAAATTATTTTAACGTTCCAACGCCTTTAACGGAGCTTTATTTTAAAACCGCTTACGAACAAGGACAGCAATTAGATGCGTTTTTTACAGTAAATACCTCGCCGCAATTTAATTTTTCGGTTGGTTATAAAGGGGTTCGTTCGTTGGGGAAATATCAGCATATTTTAACCAGTACGGGTAATTTTCTGTTTACTTCAAATTACCATACAAAAAATAAGCGCTATGTTGTTCGTGCGCACGTAGCGGCACAGGATATTTTAAACCAGGAAAACGGTGGTTTAACCAACAATTCGCTACAGCTATTTATGACTGCAGACCCTGAATTTAATGACCGCGGCAGGTTGGATGTAAATTTTGAAAATGCGGAAAATAAACTGGAAGGACTCCGTTTTTATGGCGATCAGTATTACGAATTGTTTAGCAATCGCGATAGTACCGGGTACTCGGTTTTAACTATTGGGAATGTTTTAAGCTATGAAGATAAATTTTTCAGATACAACCAAACAAAGCCTTTTAAAAGTTTTGGCCCTTCGTACGAAACAGCCGATTTGTTCACCAAAACCAAATTGGAAGATTTTAATGTAAAGGCGTATGCAGATTTTGACAATTCACTCATTGGAAAAATAACTGCTTGGGCGGGCTATAATGATTTTAATTACGGTTATAATTCCGTTTTAATATTGGATGAGGCGCGAATTCCCAACAGAATTAAAGGAGATATAATTGAAGCCGGTGCCGCTTTTGCAAAAGAATATCGCGGATTTAAACTTTCTGGTAAAGGCGCATTAAACATTGCTGGCGATTTTGAAGGTAATTATATTGAAGGTTCAGCTTCGTATAATTTAAATGAGGAATACAATGCCAAAGCTTCGGTAAATATTCATTCGGTGGCGCCCAATTTCAACTTTTTATTGTACCAAAGCGATTACCAAAACTACAATTGGAAAACCAATTTAAACAATGTAAAAACACAGCAACTCAATTTTGAAATTAATACAAAACAATTTGGAAATGCTTCGGTAAGTTACACGGGAATTGACGATTACACCTATTTTGGTATAAAGGAAAACGACAGCACTCCGTCTCCCAATCAAGCTTCTGAAAGAGTTGATTATCTAAAAATAAAGGCCGAAAAGGAATTCAAATACCGAAATTTTGGTTTTGAGAATACAGTAATGTATCAACAGGTTTTAAATGGTGAAAACATTTTGAATGTTCCACAGATTATTACGCGAAACACGCTTTATTTTGAAGATCATTTGTTTAAACGTGCTTTGTTTTTACAAACGGGTGTAACTTTTAAATATTTTACCCAATACAATATGAATGGTTATGATCCTGTATTGGCGGAGTTTTACGTGCAGAACGATCAGGAATTGGGCGGTTTCCCGTTGGTAGATATTTTCTTTAATGCTAAAATTCGGCAAACGCGTATTTACTTTGTTTATGAAAATTTCACTAATTTATTTAGTGGTGGCAAGAACAATCATTTTGCGGCACCGGGCTACCCATATCGCGATGCTGTTTTAAGGTTTGGGCTGGTTTGGAATTTCTTCCTATAA
- a CDS encoding ribonuclease HII, translating into MLQLKINKNLIECGTDEAGRGCLAGPVTAAAVILPDDFQHPFLTDSKQLSEKKRMELKSIIEREAICFKVVHVMMDEIDKLNILNASILGMHRAIQGLSQVPQFIAIDGNRFKPLGKTPFECVVKGDGKFLHIAAASILAKTYRDEYMATLHKKFPQYNWKQNKGYPTKAHREAIREHGSTIFHRKSFKLLPDQLTLNIADTL; encoded by the coding sequence ATGCTTCAACTAAAAATTAATAAAAACCTCATTGAATGCGGCACGGATGAAGCCGGCCGTGGTTGCTTGGCGGGTCCGGTAACCGCTGCTGCTGTAATTCTTCCCGACGATTTTCAGCATCCTTTTTTAACAGACAGCAAGCAGCTTTCCGAAAAAAAACGAATGGAACTTAAGTCTATTATTGAGCGGGAAGCTATTTGTTTTAAAGTAGTTCATGTAATGATGGACGAGATTGATAAATTAAATATTCTTAATGCGTCTATTTTGGGAATGCACCGCGCAATACAAGGACTTTCGCAAGTACCACAATTTATTGCTATTGACGGCAATCGTTTTAAGCCTTTAGGGAAAACGCCTTTTGAATGTGTAGTAAAAGGCGATGGTAAATTTTTACACATAGCCGCGGCATCTATTTTGGCGAAAACCTATCGCGACGAATATATGGCAACGCTGCATAAAAAATTTCCACAGTACAATTGGAAACAAAATAAAGGCTACCCAACCAAAGCACATCGCGAAGCTATTCGCGAGCACGGTAGCACCATTTTTCATCGCAAGAGTTTTAAACTGCTTCCCGATCAACTTACATTAAACATTGCGGATACTTTGTAA
- the lipB gene encoding lipoyl(octanoyl) transferase LipB, protein MSKFLQIKDLGFKDYKETWEYQEVLFQKILQIKSNNKKQGFAHDTPNYFLFVEHPHVYTLGKNGHIENLLISEEKLKAINATFYKINRGGDITYHGPGQIVGYPILDLENFFTDIHKYLRFLEEMIILTLAEYGLKAERSKGETGVWLDVGTPFARKICAMGVRASRWVTMHGFALNVNTNLGYFDHMIPCGIKDKAVTSLHVELGKAEVSLAEVKEKLLKHFLQLFEAEIRKKMEA, encoded by the coding sequence ATGAGTAAATTTTTACAAATAAAAGACCTAGGTTTTAAGGATTATAAAGAAACGTGGGAATATCAAGAAGTATTGTTTCAAAAAATTCTACAAATTAAAAGCAACAACAAAAAGCAAGGTTTTGCGCACGATACCCCCAATTATTTTTTATTTGTTGAACATCCGCATGTTTATACGCTAGGCAAAAACGGACATATTGAAAATTTACTTATTTCAGAAGAAAAGTTAAAGGCAATAAACGCCACTTTTTATAAAATTAACCGCGGTGGCGATATTACCTATCACGGCCCAGGGCAAATTGTAGGTTATCCTATTTTAGATTTAGAAAACTTCTTCACCGACATTCACAAATATCTGCGTTTTTTAGAAGAAATGATTATTCTTACGCTCGCCGAATACGGCTTAAAAGCAGAGCGAAGTAAAGGCGAGACCGGAGTTTGGCTAGATGTAGGCACTCCCTTTGCCAGAAAAATTTGCGCTATGGGGGTACGAGCAAGTCGCTGGGTTACCATGCACGGTTTTGCTCTTAATGTGAATACCAATTTAGGTTATTTTGACCATATGATTCCCTGCGGAATTAAAGACAAAGCCGTTACCTCGTTACACGTAGAATTAGGAAAAGCCGAAGTTTCATTAGCCGAAGTAAAAGAAAAACTACTAAAACATTTTCTTCAACTCTTTGAAGCCGAAATAAGGAAAAAAATGGAAGCTTAA